A DNA window from Ipomoea triloba cultivar NCNSP0323 chromosome 10, ASM357664v1 contains the following coding sequences:
- the LOC116031612 gene encoding cytosolic sulfotransferase 12-like, with protein MENSKISEEEKWWGDKHLEQINGFWFMPLFIPRIHRVLAEFNPRPSDVILSSFPKTGTTWLKSLLYSIINRSSLDSLVHNNPHDLVPFLEIQVYGDQESSESSTQLSSEDTTRLFHTHIPYQLLGKTLESSGCRVVYVARNPKDTLNSLWHFANKWKMAEEAPWELEEAVEKFLRGTVLSGPYYEHVLGYRMASLKNPSKFFFITYEELKDDTKTHVKRLVEFLGCSFAGSEEDKEVEEIVKCCSFEVLKNHEVNKSENCPDWFPTPYNSFF; from the coding sequence ATGGAGAACAGCAAAATCTCAGAAGAAGAGAAATGGTGGGGAGATAAACATTTAGAGCAGATCAATGGCTTCTGGTTCATGCCTCTTTTTATCCCCAGAATTCACCGAGTGCTAGCCGAGTTCAACCCACGTCCCAGCGACGTAATCTTGAGTTCCTTTCCTAAAACCGGCACCACATGGCTCAAATCTCTTCTTTACTCCATCATCAATCGCTCCTCTCTTGATTCTCTGGTCCACAACAACCCCCACGACCTCGTCCCTTTCCTAGAAATTCAAGTCTATGGAGACCAAGAATCATCGGAATCATCAACTCAACTGTCGTCCGAGGATACCACTAGACTTTTCCATACACATATTCCTTACCAACTGCTTGGCAAAACCTTGGAATCCTCGGGCTGTCGTGTGGTTTATGTTGCCAGGAACCCAAAGGACACCTTAAATTCTCTCTGGCATTTCGCCAATAAGTGGAAGATGGCCGAGGAAGCGCCGTGGGAGTTGGAAGAAGCCGTGGAGAAATTTCTTCGTGGGACTGTCCTATCCGGACCTTACTACGAGCATGTATTAGGGTACAGAATGGCTAGTTTGAAGAATCCTAGTAAATTCTTCTTTATTACTTATGAAGAGTTAAAAGATGATACTAAAACTCATGTTAAAAGATTGGTTGAGTTTTTAGGTTGTTCTTTTGCGGGCAGCGAGGAGGATAAGGAAGTGGAAGAGATAGTTAAGTGTTGTAGCTTTGAGGTTTTGAAGAATCATGAGGTGAATAAGTCTGAGAATTGTCCTGATTGGTTTCCAACTCcttataattcatttttttag